A single region of the Selenomonas sp. oral taxon 920 genome encodes:
- a CDS encoding O-acetyl-ADP-ribose deacetylase: protein MMLKPNASKNEIVYFVGDITTLAADAIVNAANRSLLGGGGVDGAIHRAAGRELLAECRTLGGCETGAAKITKGYRLPARYVIHTVGPVYSGSASDAQLLRSCYWNSLDLARAYGLHTIAFPAISTGVYGYPKEAAAEIALMTIWEWFDAHPDAGMRVTIVSFSAQDDAVYQNIQRALR from the coding sequence ATGATGTTGAAGCCGAACGCATCGAAGAATGAGATTGTCTATTTCGTGGGTGACATCACAACGCTTGCCGCAGATGCCATCGTGAACGCGGCGAATCGGAGCCTCCTCGGCGGCGGTGGCGTTGACGGAGCGATTCATCGGGCGGCGGGCAGGGAGCTCCTCGCGGAGTGCCGTACGCTTGGCGGCTGCGAAACGGGCGCGGCAAAGATCACGAAGGGATATCGTCTGCCCGCGCGCTATGTGATTCATACGGTCGGTCCCGTCTACAGCGGCAGTGCATCCGATGCACAGCTCCTGCGTTCCTGCTATTGGAACTCCCTTGATCTCGCACGGGCATACGGGCTGCATACCATCGCGTTCCCTGCCATCTCGACCGGTGTCTACGGCTATCCGAAGGAGGCGGCGGCAGAGATCGCACTCATGACAATTTGGGAGTGGTTTGACGCGCACCCCGATGCGGGCATGCGCGTGACCATCGTGAGCTTCAGCGCACAGGATGATGCGGTCTATCAGAACATACAGAGGGCACTCCGGTAA
- a CDS encoding Fic family protein: MSALLSAYESLHSVSIHDIIRFHHDFECIHPFQDGNGRVGRLIALKECLRHAIVPFIIEDAKKSFYYRGLSEWEREKGYLTDSCLDGQDTFKKMMAMFRKH; the protein is encoded by the coding sequence ATGAGTGCACTTCTTTCTGCATACGAATCTCTTCATTCGGTCAGCATCCACGATATTATTCGCTTTCATCACGATTTTGAGTGCATCCATCCCTTCCAAGACGGGAACGGCAGAGTAGGACGATTGATTGCACTCAAGGAATGCCTGCGCCACGCCATTGTCCCGTTCATCATCGAGGACGCAAAAAAATCGTTTTATTACAGGGGGCTGTCCGAATGGGAGCGAGAAAAAGGCTATCTGACGGACAGCTGTCTTGACGGGCAGGATACCTTCAAAAAGATGATGGCTATGTTTAGGAAGCACTGA
- a CDS encoding type I restriction endonuclease subunit R, EcoR124 family: MQKEVHSSEQALLLVRQFRDYYDGYDDEKGQHHKGYAELIAELRAKFTVGEPIMGEAAQKDFVRIFGNILRLRNILTAFDDFAEDDPLLPPRDLQDYQSAYLDIHHILTGQGNAEKENINDDVVFELELIRQVDINIDYILMLVEKYHAANGADTSIIGAIDRAVGSSPELRSKKELIDGFIATVNTDTRVMEDWRRYVTEEKEKALASIVAEENLKPDETEQFVASTFRDGRLKTTGTAIDAILPPVRRFGGGRAAKKRSVVEKLKVFFEKFMGLVGE; encoded by the coding sequence ATGCAGAAAGAAGTGCACTCATCCGAGCAGGCACTTCTCTTGGTGCGACAGTTTCGCGACTACTATGACGGCTATGACGATGAAAAGGGGCAGCATCACAAGGGATATGCGGAGCTGATTGCAGAGCTGCGTGCGAAGTTCACCGTCGGTGAGCCGATTATGGGCGAGGCGGCACAGAAGGATTTTGTGCGGATCTTCGGCAACATCCTGCGTCTCAGGAATATCCTCACGGCGTTTGACGACTTCGCGGAGGACGATCCGCTGCTGCCGCCGCGCGATCTGCAGGACTACCAGAGTGCCTATCTCGATATACACCATATATTGACGGGGCAGGGGAATGCGGAGAAGGAGAATATCAACGACGATGTCGTGTTCGAGCTGGAACTGATTCGGCAGGTAGATATTAACATCGACTACATTCTCATGCTCGTGGAGAAGTATCATGCTGCGAACGGTGCGGACACGAGCATCATCGGCGCAATCGACCGTGCCGTTGGGTCGAGTCCCGAGCTGCGCAGCAAGAAGGAGCTGATCGACGGGTTCATTGCGACCGTCAATACGGATACTCGGGTGATGGAGGACTGGCGCAGATACGTCACGGAGGAGAAGGAAAAGGCACTTGCCTCCATTGTGGCGGAGGAGAACCTGAAACCCGACGAGACGGAGCAATTCGTCGCGAGCACGTTCCGCGACGGTCGGCTCAAGACCACCGGCACCGCCATCGACGCGATCCTCCCACCCGTGCGTCGCTTCGGTGGTGGGCGGGCCGCGAAGAAGCGCAGCGTCGTTGAGAAGCTGAAGGTATTCTTTGAGAAGTTTATGGGGCTTGTGGGGGAGTAG
- a CDS encoding restriction endonuclease, which translates to MARKKKQTKCPDYSLLIEPTWHALVALGGSGTNNEIDAEIIKQLDLPDEVIDEPHKESGNETELAYRAKWARTYLKKYGLIENSARGVWTITPQYQKQEKQVEIDKNEIIRAVHQQDYQNRKNLNENINNQGLTVEEVSDESQSWERRLSGILMEMNPYGFEKLAQRLLRECGFSQVTVTKKSGDGGIDGNGKLKVNGILTFNVAFQCKRYKGIVGAADIRDFRGSLTTDIEKGIFITTGTFSKAARDEAVSPGKQQIDLIDGEELVQKLAEYNIGLHPVNSYEIDEEYFMSL; encoded by the coding sequence ATGGCACGAAAGAAGAAGCAGACGAAATGTCCGGATTATTCATTGCTAATAGAACCAACATGGCACGCTCTTGTAGCGTTGGGAGGATCGGGTACAAATAACGAGATTGATGCAGAAATTATTAAGCAACTAGATTTACCAGATGAAGTAATCGACGAGCCTCACAAGGAAAGTGGGAATGAAACGGAACTGGCGTATCGTGCGAAATGGGCACGAACCTATTTGAAAAAATACGGCTTGATCGAAAATAGTGCTCGGGGCGTATGGACGATCACCCCTCAATATCAGAAACAAGAAAAGCAGGTTGAAATTGATAAGAATGAAATTATCCGAGCTGTTCATCAACAGGATTATCAAAATAGAAAAAATCTCAATGAGAACATAAATAATCAAGGTCTGACTGTTGAGGAAGTATCGGATGAAAGTCAGTCGTGGGAACGGCGTCTTTCGGGTATTCTCATGGAGATGAACCCTTATGGATTTGAAAAATTAGCGCAACGGCTCTTGCGAGAATGTGGATTTTCTCAAGTCACAGTGACGAAGAAATCGGGGGATGGGGGCATTGATGGGAATGGAAAGTTGAAAGTCAATGGAATTCTCACATTTAATGTGGCATTTCAGTGCAAGCGATATAAAGGTATTGTAGGAGCAGCAGATATTCGAGACTTTCGTGGATCATTGACTACGGATATTGAAAAAGGTATCTTCATTACAACAGGCACCTTTTCTAAGGCTGCGAGAGATGAGGCGGTTAGTCCCGGAAAACAGCAAATAGACCTGATCGATGGAGAAGAACTGGTACAAAAATTAGCAGAGTATAACATAGGTCTCCATCCAGTCAATAGTTATGAAATTGACGAGGAATATTTTATGAGCCTCTGA
- a CDS encoding fructose bisphosphate aldolase: protein MNQQQLKRMTEDKGFIAALDQSGGSTPKALKAYGVDESAYHGEEEMFTRVHEMRTRIIKSPSFDKSRILAAILFENTMDRKIDSLFSADFLWNQKGIVPILKVDKGLADEKDGVQLMKPIPGLDDLLDRANERHIFGTKMRSVIKQANPDGIRAVIDQQFEVGMQIVRKGLVPILEPEVDIHCPDKAKAEEIMLGCMKEHLAKLPADAKIMFKVTIPTVDNLYAEIMKDSHVVRVVALSGGYTMDDANEKLARNHGLIASFSRALAQDLRFSQSDDEFNAVLKKAIDSIYQASIT, encoded by the coding sequence ATGAATCAGCAGCAGCTCAAACGCATGACCGAGGACAAAGGCTTTATCGCCGCACTTGACCAGAGCGGCGGCTCCACGCCGAAGGCACTCAAGGCGTACGGCGTCGACGAGAGCGCCTATCACGGCGAGGAAGAAATGTTCACGCGCGTCCACGAGATGCGCACGCGCATCATCAAGAGCCCCTCGTTCGACAAGAGCCGCATTCTCGCGGCAATCCTCTTCGAGAACACGATGGACCGCAAGATCGACAGCCTCTTTTCCGCTGATTTCCTCTGGAATCAGAAGGGCATCGTCCCCATCCTCAAGGTCGACAAGGGGCTTGCCGACGAGAAGGACGGCGTTCAGCTCATGAAGCCGATCCCGGGGCTCGACGACCTGCTCGACCGCGCGAACGAGCGTCACATCTTCGGCACAAAGATGCGCTCCGTCATCAAACAGGCGAACCCCGACGGCATCCGCGCCGTCATTGACCAGCAGTTCGAGGTCGGCATGCAGATCGTCCGCAAGGGGCTCGTCCCCATCCTCGAACCCGAGGTTGACATCCACTGCCCCGACAAGGCAAAGGCAGAGGAGATCATGCTCGGCTGCATGAAGGAGCACCTCGCAAAGCTGCCCGCCGATGCCAAGATCATGTTCAAAGTCACCATCCCGACCGTCGACAACCTCTACGCGGAGATCATGAAGGACAGCCACGTCGTCCGCGTCGTCGCCCTCAGCGGCGGCTACACCATGGACGATGCGAACGAAAAACTCGCGCGCAACCACGGCCTCATCGCCAGCTTCTCCCGCGCCCTCGCGCAGGATCTGCGCTTCTCGCAGAGCGACGATGAATTCAACGCCGTCCTCAAGAAGGCAATCGACAGCATCTACCAGGCATCCATCACCTGA
- a CDS encoding DUF6630 family protein, protein MRLYHWIQAKMFSTYEDWCLKCSSMNRHGFHIVGIENELKSMRDGTNMFVEICPPQEVEGCTSMKAISGAAADQVVLTLEIGGKKHRRTDLSYDAAARIMKDFVRKGMLPDVEAYEPTEDDPKAIADAVTALANILRVDAAYTKQLRKKLQAKGSTGIDAAWEGLCKKLERSGRAAALDWKSEREDFVAAVQSLTAGTGLAVDGDMLGETDGISVWSKDVNAHWHDHVLAAMDMNNEDYVLLVLTRADFARASEYARVLLHRIARAEEM, encoded by the coding sequence ATGCGCTTATATCATTGGATTCAGGCAAAGATGTTCAGCACCTATGAGGACTGGTGCCTGAAGTGCAGTTCGATGAACCGTCACGGCTTTCATATTGTGGGGATCGAGAACGAATTGAAGTCCATGCGGGACGGTACGAATATGTTTGTGGAGATCTGCCCGCCGCAGGAGGTCGAGGGCTGCACGTCGATGAAGGCAATCAGCGGGGCGGCTGCCGATCAGGTGGTGCTCACGCTGGAAATCGGCGGGAAGAAGCATCGCCGCACGGACCTTTCCTATGACGCCGCGGCGCGGATCATGAAAGACTTCGTGCGAAAAGGAATGCTCCCCGATGTCGAGGCATATGAACCGACCGAAGACGATCCCAAAGCGATTGCGGACGCAGTCACTGCGCTTGCAAACATTCTGCGTGTGGATGCCGCATATACGAAGCAGCTGCGAAAAAAGTTACAGGCGAAAGGTTCCACAGGCATCGACGCTGCATGGGAGGGCCTTTGCAAAAAACTCGAGCGCAGCGGCAGGGCAGCGGCGCTCGACTGGAAGAGCGAGCGGGAGGATTTTGTTGCTGCCGTGCAGTCGCTGACAGCAGGCACGGGACTTGCTGTTGACGGGGATATGCTCGGTGAGACGGACGGGATTTCTGTCTGGAGCAAGGATGTGAATGCGCATTGGCACGATCATGTCCTTGCTGCGATGGATATGAACAACGAGGACTATGTCCTGCTTGTTTTGACGCGGGCGGACTTTGCGCGTGCGTCAGAATATGCACGCGTCCTCCTGCACCGAATTGCACGGGCGGAGGAGATGTGA
- a CDS encoding sensor domain-containing diguanylate cyclase produces MALYHVQLKIAFIGIAEDKAALWKGIAPKEHFSHSFYTICKEEDLVRELADEEQLLVVMDQASFLSPSMVRKRMPTHDSLLILCADDSDQLVSEDYDAVDDIWLNGGLKLARFHFANLLTRIAERKRAWLWENWLQTTINTLPDMVWFKDLKGIHLDVNDAFCTAVAKEKADVRGRDHYYIWDIPKEVYEASDYVCVETEDEVLAARATCLFDEEVMKADGRLSKLKTYKTPIFDGDTIIGTVGIARDVTKEYEYQQNIVYMALHDQLTGLANRRQLDEFLSKLETNEMVVAYLDLDHFKSVNDTYGHLAGDEALVRTSELIKKHFPDTLNVRIGGDEFLIVFTDGVVSEDIPGRMQDFIDDFFEAFKEDKRFGVLSVSAGIAEGKVGHGSFDLLLQKADEALYEAKEAGRGRYVISHRDEHEVIR; encoded by the coding sequence ATGGCCTTGTATCATGTGCAGCTGAAGATTGCCTTTATCGGCATTGCCGAAGATAAGGCTGCGCTCTGGAAAGGGATCGCCCCCAAGGAGCATTTCAGTCATAGCTTTTACACGATTTGCAAGGAAGAGGATCTGGTTCGGGAACTGGCAGATGAGGAGCAGCTGCTCGTTGTCATGGATCAAGCAAGTTTCCTGTCGCCAAGCATGGTTCGCAAACGTATGCCGACGCATGACAGCCTGCTGATTCTGTGCGCCGACGACTCAGATCAGCTGGTGAGCGAGGACTACGATGCGGTCGATGATATCTGGCTGAATGGCGGGCTGAAGCTTGCACGGTTTCATTTCGCCAATCTCCTGACGCGGATCGCCGAGCGCAAGCGCGCATGGCTGTGGGAAAATTGGCTGCAGACAACGATCAACACGCTCCCCGATATGGTCTGGTTCAAGGACCTGAAGGGCATTCACCTTGATGTCAATGACGCTTTTTGTACGGCGGTCGCGAAGGAAAAGGCGGATGTCAGAGGTCGGGATCATTACTATATCTGGGACATTCCGAAGGAAGTCTACGAGGCGAGCGACTATGTCTGCGTTGAGACCGAGGATGAAGTCCTCGCCGCTCGGGCCACCTGTCTGTTTGATGAAGAGGTCATGAAGGCGGACGGCCGTCTGAGTAAGCTCAAGACCTACAAAACGCCGATTTTCGACGGTGATACGATCATCGGCACGGTCGGCATTGCCCGTGATGTAACGAAGGAATACGAATATCAGCAGAATATCGTTTACATGGCGCTGCACGACCAGCTTACAGGACTTGCGAACCGCCGCCAGCTGGATGAATTTTTGTCTAAGCTGGAGACGAATGAAATGGTTGTCGCTTACCTCGACTTAGATCATTTCAAGTCGGTGAACGATACATACGGCCACTTGGCAGGGGATGAGGCGCTCGTACGAACCTCCGAGTTAATCAAAAAACATTTCCCCGATACGCTGAATGTTCGTATCGGCGGCGATGAATTTCTCATCGTATTCACGGATGGTGTGGTAAGCGAGGATATCCCTGGGCGTATGCAGGATTTTATTGATGATTTCTTTGAGGCGTTCAAAGAGGATAAACGCTTCGGAGTCCTGTCGGTCAGTGCAGGCATTGCCGAGGGGAAAGTCGGGCATGGCTCGTTTGACCTGCTGCTGCAGAAAGCGGATGAGGCACTCTATGAGGCGAAAGAGGCGGGACGCGGCCGCTATGTGATCAGTCACCGCGACGAGCATGAAGTGATACGGTAG
- a CDS encoding LemA family protein: protein MNNKGFISVGIVLIVVILIGIFGFFSLYNGLKEAEIRVDASYGQVENQMQRRSDLIPNLVNTVKGYDVHEKSIIEEVVNARAKLAGAQGVEQMDAANAELTGALGRLFAIAEAYPDLKANTQYLELMRELSGSENRIAVARRDYNEAVREYNVRISTFPGMFLAGFMGMTQKPQFKAKEGADAVPEVKF from the coding sequence ATGAACAACAAGGGCTTTATCTCCGTTGGGATCGTTCTCATCGTCGTCATCCTCATCGGCATCTTCGGCTTTTTCTCCCTCTACAACGGGCTGAAGGAGGCGGAGATCCGCGTCGATGCCTCCTACGGACAGGTCGAGAACCAGATGCAGCGGCGCAGCGACCTCATCCCGAACCTCGTGAACACGGTCAAGGGCTATGACGTACACGAAAAGAGCATCATCGAGGAGGTTGTAAACGCGCGTGCCAAACTTGCAGGTGCACAAGGCGTGGAGCAGATGGACGCGGCAAACGCAGAGCTGACGGGCGCACTCGGCCGCCTCTTTGCCATCGCCGAAGCATATCCCGATCTCAAGGCGAATACGCAGTACCTTGAACTCATGCGCGAGCTGTCGGGCTCCGAGAACCGCATCGCCGTCGCACGGCGCGACTACAACGAGGCGGTGCGTGAGTACAACGTACGCATCTCGACCTTCCCGGGAATGTTCCTCGCAGGCTTCATGGGCATGACGCAAAAGCCCCAGTTTAAGGCAAAGGAAGGCGCGGACGCCGTACCCGAGGTGAAGTTCTAA
- a CDS encoding TPM domain-containing protein — MNGSRCVRALFASLLALTLLLLGGSPAADAAGSRLLGTTTVTASDLLARPAQRAYVVDTAGMVSAEDAAQISKIGAELHGKTKAEIVVVTVPTLGGTDIESYANELFRSWGIGDARMNNGVLLLIAKDDRAFRIEVGYGLEGAITDGYAGSVLDAMKGEFRKENYSPAILTAYVTLVQKASAEYGVELESLGAALGIPAKPTHLGSVADFGEMLMPEDAAAIERMGGDLTNATDTQMIVVTMPTLKGVDARRFAQQLFADWQLKDAAHGNTALLFIAKEEREVFFLFGPALTEMEQEHDTTYALNRIRSEFPFDKDDISEEIRKGYATVAAGLCEKAHVAVPDSIDEGGSEPFYVYIFGFLVFIPLLLLLLWIVGQVFGLAFFSLAALLNLLSSGKYGNMGGGSGGGRYDEDDRPTYRGGGSSGGGGYGGGSSGGGGASGNW; from the coding sequence ATGAACGGCAGCAGATGTGTACGCGCACTCTTTGCGTCCCTTCTTGCACTCACGCTCCTGCTTCTCGGCGGCAGTCCTGCGGCGGATGCCGCCGGAAGCCGGCTGCTCGGTACGACGACTGTCACGGCAAGCGATCTGCTCGCAAGACCTGCGCAGCGGGCGTACGTCGTCGACACGGCGGGCATGGTCTCGGCGGAGGACGCTGCACAGATTTCAAAAATCGGAGCGGAGCTGCACGGCAAAACAAAGGCGGAGATCGTCGTCGTCACCGTACCGACGCTCGGCGGCACGGACATCGAGTCGTACGCGAACGAACTCTTTCGCAGCTGGGGCATCGGCGATGCACGGATGAATAACGGCGTACTCCTGCTCATCGCAAAGGACGACCGCGCGTTCCGCATTGAGGTCGGCTATGGTCTCGAGGGTGCCATCACGGACGGCTACGCGGGCAGCGTCCTCGACGCGATGAAGGGGGAGTTCCGCAAGGAGAACTACTCCCCCGCGATCCTCACCGCGTATGTCACGCTCGTGCAAAAGGCGAGTGCGGAGTACGGCGTTGAGCTCGAAAGCCTCGGCGCGGCACTCGGTATCCCTGCGAAGCCCACGCATCTCGGCAGTGTGGCAGACTTTGGCGAAATGCTGATGCCGGAGGACGCGGCAGCGATTGAGCGGATGGGCGGCGACCTCACGAATGCGACCGACACGCAGATGATTGTCGTCACCATGCCGACGCTCAAAGGCGTGGATGCACGGCGGTTTGCACAGCAGCTCTTTGCCGACTGGCAGCTGAAGGACGCGGCACACGGGAACACGGCGCTGCTCTTTATCGCAAAGGAAGAGCGCGAGGTGTTCTTCCTATTCGGTCCTGCCCTGACCGAGATGGAACAGGAGCATGACACGACCTACGCCCTCAATCGTATCCGTTCCGAGTTTCCCTTTGACAAGGACGATATTTCCGAAGAGATCCGAAAGGGCTATGCCACCGTCGCCGCAGGGCTGTGCGAGAAGGCTCATGTCGCCGTGCCGGACTCCATCGACGAGGGTGGCAGTGAGCCCTTCTACGTCTACATCTTCGGCTTTCTCGTCTTCATCCCGCTTCTCCTGCTCCTCCTCTGGATTGTTGGGCAGGTATTCGGGCTTGCCTTCTTCTCGCTGGCTGCTCTGCTGAACCTCCTCAGCTCCGGAAAATACGGCAACATGGGCGGTGGATCGGGCGGCGGCAGATATGATGAGGATGACCGCCCAACTTATCGCGGCGGCGGCAGCTCAGGCGGCGGCGGATACGGCGGCGGCTCCTCGGGCGGCGGCGGCGCGTCGGGGAATTGGTAG
- the sucD gene encoding succinate--CoA ligase subunit alpha, protein MSVMIDKDTKVIVQGITGKAAMFHTKQMLDYGTKIVGGVTPGKAGQTVEGVPVFNTVADAVKATGATASVVYVPARFAADSILEAVDAELDLVVCITEHIPVLDMVKVRRYMQGKKTRLVGPNCPGLLTSQQSKLGITPGTVSKPGHVGLISRSGTLTYEAAFQLTNAGIGQTTTVGIGGDPVKGTDFIDALQLFKDDPDTYAVLIIGEIGGTAEEDAAKWIQENMKDKPVSAFIAGRQAPPGKRMGHAGAIISGGKGTAADKVAALNAAGIPVADTVAHIGETMVKLLKEKGLYDKCHTC, encoded by the coding sequence ATGTCAGTAATGATTGATAAGGACACCAAAGTCATCGTCCAGGGCATCACCGGCAAGGCTGCGATGTTCCACACGAAGCAAATGCTCGACTACGGCACAAAGATCGTCGGCGGCGTCACCCCCGGCAAGGCAGGGCAGACCGTCGAGGGCGTGCCCGTATTCAACACCGTTGCAGACGCGGTCAAGGCAACGGGTGCAACCGCCTCCGTCGTCTATGTCCCCGCACGCTTTGCAGCGGACTCCATCCTTGAGGCAGTCGATGCGGAGCTCGACCTCGTCGTCTGCATCACCGAGCACATCCCCGTGCTCGACATGGTGAAGGTACGCCGCTACATGCAGGGCAAGAAGACCCGCCTCGTCGGGCCGAACTGCCCCGGGCTCCTCACCTCGCAGCAGTCCAAGCTCGGCATCACGCCCGGCACGGTCAGCAAGCCCGGCCACGTCGGACTCATCTCGCGCTCCGGCACCCTCACCTATGAGGCGGCATTCCAGCTCACGAACGCGGGCATCGGTCAGACGACCACCGTCGGCATCGGCGGCGACCCCGTCAAGGGCACGGACTTCATCGATGCGCTCCAGCTCTTCAAAGACGACCCCGACACCTACGCTGTCCTCATCATCGGTGAGATCGGCGGCACGGCAGAGGAGGATGCCGCGAAGTGGATTCAGGAGAATATGAAGGATAAGCCTGTGTCTGCGTTCATCGCCGGTCGTCAGGCACCTCCGGGCAAGCGCATGGGTCATGCAGGCGCGATCATCTCCGGCGGCAAGGGCACGGCAGCGGACAAGGTTGCAGCCCTCAACGCGGCGGGCATCCCCGTCGCCGACACCGTCGCCCACATCGGCGAGACGATGGTCAAGCTCCTCAAGGAGAAGGGTCTCTACGACAAGTGCCACACCTGCTGA
- the sucC gene encoding ADP-forming succinate--CoA ligase subunit beta: MNIHEYQSKQVLREFGVNVPNGLPAFTVDEAVANAEKLGSPVIVVKAQIHAGGRGKAGGVKIAKNVDEVRTYAQELLGKVLVTHQTGPEGKKVGRLLIEEGSKIKKEFYLSFVVDRQTASIVMMGSEEGGVEIEKVAAETPEKIIKEYIDPVIGLAPFQATRMAYAINIPGPAVRKAAALMQGLYAAFIGKDCSQVEINPLVVTEDDDVIALDAKLNFDDSALFRHPDIVELRDETEEDPKEREAAAAGLNYVNLGGDVACMVNGAGLAMATVDIIKHYGGEPANFLDVGGDSEPEKIAKAFSIMLEGGQAKGIFVNIFGGINRCDNIANGIIEAAKIISKDGKSLPVPVVVRLEGTKVEEGREILKNTPIGNVFPAATMEGGAEQIVKLVAQAKA; encoded by the coding sequence ATGAATATTCATGAGTACCAGTCCAAGCAAGTTCTGCGCGAGTTCGGAGTCAACGTGCCGAACGGACTGCCGGCGTTCACCGTCGACGAGGCAGTCGCGAACGCAGAGAAGCTGGGCTCCCCCGTTATCGTTGTCAAGGCTCAGATCCACGCGGGCGGCCGCGGCAAGGCGGGCGGCGTCAAGATTGCAAAGAATGTGGATGAAGTCCGTACCTACGCGCAGGAACTCCTCGGCAAGGTGCTCGTCACCCACCAGACCGGTCCCGAGGGCAAGAAGGTCGGCCGCCTCCTGATCGAGGAAGGCTCGAAGATCAAGAAGGAGTTCTACCTCTCGTTCGTCGTCGATCGCCAGACGGCAAGCATTGTCATGATGGGCTCCGAGGAGGGCGGTGTCGAGATCGAGAAGGTCGCCGCCGAGACCCCCGAGAAGATCATCAAGGAATACATCGACCCCGTGATTGGACTTGCTCCGTTCCAGGCAACGCGCATGGCGTATGCGATCAACATCCCGGGTCCCGCTGTCCGCAAAGCGGCTGCACTCATGCAGGGCCTCTATGCCGCATTCATCGGCAAGGACTGCTCTCAGGTTGAGATCAACCCGCTCGTCGTCACCGAGGACGACGATGTCATCGCGCTCGATGCGAAGCTGAACTTCGACGACAGCGCGCTCTTCCGCCATCCCGACATCGTGGAGCTCCGCGATGAGACCGAGGAGGATCCGAAGGAGCGCGAGGCTGCTGCGGCAGGGCTCAACTACGTCAACCTCGGCGGCGATGTCGCGTGCATGGTCAACGGCGCAGGCCTTGCGATGGCGACCGTCGACATCATCAAGCACTACGGCGGCGAGCCTGCGAATTTCCTCGATGTCGGCGGCGACTCCGAGCCGGAGAAGATCGCCAAGGCGTTCAGCATCATGCTCGAGGGCGGTCAGGCGAAGGGCATCTTCGTCAACATCTTCGGCGGCATCAACCGCTGCGACAACATCGCCAACGGCATCATCGAGGCGGCAAAGATCATCTCCAAGGACGGCAAATCCCTCCCTGTTCCCGTCGTCGTTCGCCTTGAGGGCACGAAGGTCGAAGAGGGCCGCGAGATCCTCAAGAACACGCCGATCGGCAACGTCTTCCCCGCAGCCACGATGGAGGGCGGCGCAGAGCAGATCGTGAAACTCGTCGCACAGGCGAAGGCTTAA
- a CDS encoding aldose epimerase family protein gives MTELKMAPFGTMPGGDRIELYTLTNARGTRAAITTYGARLVSFERLVDGKPLDIVLGYDCGEDYVADRACMGAIVGRHANRIAGGRVTIAGHPYQLELNTGSKKQNHIHGGSKGLHYHLWTAEIAGGGAAFTTVSPDGEGGYPGNFKVRVTYRLTDDDALIISYRAVSDADTICNLTNHTYFNLEGATADTVLDHTAEIYADAFTWADAESLPDGRILPVVGTPMDFTEPHRIGERIDADYDQLRMAGGYDHNWVLRGDFAPEPYSHLKKAARITSKKSGLALSCYTTQIGMQFYTGNFLGKTPVVGKGGKEFARRSGFCLETQFFPNAPANPHFPQPLLKMDEVWEAETVYHLEDL, from the coding sequence ATGACGGAATTAAAGATGGCACCATTTGGCACGATGCCGGGCGGCGATCGGATCGAGCTCTACACACTGACCAACGCACGCGGGACGCGGGCAGCGATCACTACCTACGGTGCACGCCTCGTGTCGTTCGAACGCCTCGTCGACGGAAAGCCGCTCGACATCGTACTCGGCTACGACTGCGGTGAGGACTACGTTGCCGACCGCGCCTGCATGGGGGCGATCGTCGGGCGGCACGCAAACCGCATTGCGGGCGGACGCGTCACAATCGCGGGACATCCCTATCAGCTCGAGCTGAATACGGGGTCAAAGAAACAGAACCACATCCACGGCGGCTCGAAGGGACTGCACTATCACCTCTGGACGGCGGAGATCGCGGGCGGCGGTGCTGCGTTTACCACTGTCAGCCCCGACGGCGAGGGCGGCTACCCCGGCAACTTCAAGGTACGGGTCACCTATCGCCTCACGGATGACGATGCCCTCATCATCTCCTATCGCGCCGTCAGCGACGCGGACACCATCTGCAACCTCACGAACCACACGTACTTCAACCTCGAGGGAGCCACTGCAGACACCGTACTTGACCACACGGCAGAAATCTATGCCGATGCGTTCACATGGGCGGACGCCGAGTCCCTGCCTGACGGCCGCATCCTCCCTGTCGTCGGCACACCGATGGACTTCACGGAGCCGCACCGCATCGGTGAGCGCATCGATGCAGACTACGATCAGCTGCGGATGGCAGGCGGATACGACCACAATTGGGTGCTGCGCGGTGACTTTGCTCCGGAGCCCTACTCCCATCTCAAAAAAGCAGCACGCATCACATCAAAGAAGTCGGGGCTTGCCCTCTCCTGCTACACAACACAGATCGGCATGCAGTTCTACACGGGCAACTTCCTCGGAAAAACCCCCGTCGTCGGCAAGGGCGGCAAGGAGTTCGCACGGCGCAGCGGCTTCTGCCTCGAGACGCAGTTCTTTCCGAACGCACCCGCGAATCCGCATTTTCCGCAGCCCCTTCTCAAAATGGATGAGGTGTGGGAAGCAGAGACCGTATACCATCTTGAAGATTTGTAA